A stretch of DNA from Sulfurovum sp. TSL6:
TGGGGCTGGGATTACTTAGAATGAGAGCTGGTGATGTAAAAGGTGCCAAGCTTATGATCTGGGCGACTATGATTTTAGCGGTTGCTTTCTTGGTCATCAAAGGATTTGAATGGACAGCTGAATATCATCACGGTATTTTCTTGATGCATGACAAGCTATTGCCTGAGTCAACTTTACCATTTGGTCAAAAACTATTCTTTGGTCTTTACTTTTCAATGACTGGACTCCATGGATTCCATATTATTATTGGTATTGGTCTTATGATTTGGTTACTTAAAAGAATCAATGCAGGTAAAGTGAGCACTGAGCATCATATTTTACACTGGAACATCGCACTATACTGGGATATCGTACACCTTATTTGGGTATTCGTATTCCCTTACTACTACATGATCGGAGCAGGAGGAGCAACAGGTGGACACTAATACAGTAAATTATCAAGAAGAGAAAAAGATATATTATAAAGTACTTGTAGGACTACTAGTACTGACGGCGATTACATTTATCCAGCCGCATATGTTTATGACACATTCAACATTTTTAGCACAAATGCTTATTGCAGTGGTTAAAGCTTGGTTGATCGT
This window harbors:
- a CDS encoding cytochrome c oxidase subunit 3; this translates as MGHEYVPEIAIDRDGNEHEVQGWQGDFYGGKLGFWLFMLTEVMMFGAMFLALAYYNTLHPQDFLDASASLNRLLGGTNTVILLISALTMGLGLLRMRAGDVKGAKLMIWATMILAVAFLVIKGFEWTAEYHHGIFLMHDKLLPESTLPFGQKLFFGLYFSMTGLHGFHIIIGIGLMIWLLKRINAGKVSTEHHILHWNIALYWDIVHLIWVFVFPYYYMIGAGGATGGH
- a CDS encoding cytochrome C oxidase subunit IV family protein, whose protein sequence is MDTNTVNYQEEKKIYYKVLVGLLVLTAITFIQPHMFMTHSTFLAQMLIAVVKAWLIVIYYMHLKGEKLISAMVWFSLALVTVFFIIVIGIDVANFQFGAESHITAPAAH